The Streptomyces sp. NBC_01268 genome window below encodes:
- a CDS encoding M9 family metallopeptidase, with protein sequence MHPFRTAKTRARRLPVLGAAVFITLGLFAPQGQAAALGDTAPAGARAHGAAAPAPRAIPVPKSPNAISKNPRFRLSSQDGAEESGPVAAPALKASKSASAAADACGDLSGVINSTGSTLVQQLKALPQITCTYPLFSLTGEDARKTFREAQMVTVANALRDSSATYTGDNSASVGQLVLFLRAGYYVQDNNADVVGDYGTALQGAARGALDAFFAAPRSKDVTDANGAILNEVVTLIDSTHEAGRYAGVVKWLLGGYDGTWPSQMNLTMQHVEWVVENGFKAKNDARGWRAALKADPAILDTWAGFITRNEAQLNRLDVVSNVGRYLGYALDVPELKDRVRPLLKNLINRYPNVGPTAPITMNLGWATRQYDKGNCAAYAICDLGERVLPLVLPIQHTCGPELTIRAQDMSPAQLASTCTSLVNQDAYFHRIIGDKGAIPGDVNTNLEVVAFDDYTQYALYAWAIYNIDVDNGGMYEEGNPAVPGNQARFIAHEASWLRPDFQIWNLNHEYTHYLDGRYNMYGDFEAGIVTPTIWWVEGIAENISYGYRNERNSDAIAEAAKNTYKLSDLFDTVYGQEEDPEVNSNRVYRWGWLAVRYMLQKHPADVQTVLGKYRSGDWTGARAVLKQTIGTRYDADFATWLSTDCATNGCGTLPDASTAAAVPLCTIADTRQFDQNCRRDGLSAATGNYSYHFVYLPAGVKQLTITSSGGTGNADLYYGGGSWATTTAYQAKSTNSGNGETLTIDNPPAGWVYFSLAAAQDFSGVSLSTQTR encoded by the coding sequence CCGCGCGCGAAGACTTCCGGTCCTCGGCGCAGCCGTCTTCATCACGCTCGGTCTGTTCGCCCCGCAGGGCCAGGCCGCCGCCCTCGGCGACACCGCTCCGGCCGGTGCGCGGGCGCACGGCGCCGCGGCCCCGGCGCCGCGGGCGATCCCGGTCCCCAAGTCGCCGAACGCGATCAGCAAGAACCCGCGCTTCCGGCTCTCCTCGCAGGACGGCGCCGAGGAGTCCGGCCCGGTCGCGGCCCCCGCCCTCAAGGCGAGCAAGTCGGCGTCGGCCGCCGCGGACGCGTGCGGTGACCTCTCCGGCGTCATCAACTCCACGGGCAGCACGCTGGTCCAGCAGCTCAAGGCGCTCCCGCAGATCACCTGTACGTACCCCCTGTTCAGCCTCACCGGCGAGGACGCGCGGAAGACCTTCCGCGAGGCCCAGATGGTGACCGTCGCCAACGCGCTGCGCGACAGCTCCGCCACCTACACCGGCGACAACAGCGCCTCCGTCGGGCAGCTGGTCCTGTTCCTGCGCGCCGGCTACTACGTGCAGGACAACAACGCGGACGTCGTCGGCGACTACGGCACCGCGCTGCAGGGCGCGGCGCGCGGCGCGCTCGACGCGTTCTTCGCCGCCCCGCGCAGCAAGGACGTCACCGACGCCAACGGCGCGATCCTCAACGAGGTCGTCACGCTGATCGACAGCACCCACGAGGCCGGCCGCTACGCCGGTGTCGTGAAGTGGCTGCTCGGCGGCTACGACGGCACGTGGCCGAGCCAGATGAACCTCACCATGCAGCACGTCGAGTGGGTCGTCGAGAACGGCTTCAAGGCGAAGAACGACGCCCGCGGCTGGCGGGCCGCCCTCAAGGCCGACCCCGCCATCCTCGACACCTGGGCCGGCTTCATCACGCGCAACGAGGCGCAGCTGAACCGTCTCGACGTCGTCAGCAACGTCGGCCGCTACCTCGGCTACGCCCTCGACGTCCCCGAGCTCAAGGACCGGGTCCGCCCGCTCCTGAAGAACCTGATCAACCGGTACCCGAACGTCGGCCCCACCGCGCCGATCACCATGAACCTGGGCTGGGCCACGCGCCAGTACGACAAGGGCAACTGCGCCGCGTACGCCATCTGCGACCTGGGCGAGCGGGTGCTGCCGCTGGTCCTGCCGATCCAGCACACCTGTGGCCCCGAGCTCACGATCCGCGCCCAGGACATGTCGCCCGCGCAGCTGGCGAGCACCTGCACGAGCCTGGTCAACCAGGACGCCTACTTCCACCGGATCATCGGTGACAAGGGCGCGATCCCCGGTGACGTGAACACCAACCTGGAGGTCGTCGCCTTCGACGACTACACCCAGTACGCGCTGTACGCCTGGGCGATCTACAACATCGACGTCGACAACGGCGGCATGTACGAGGAGGGCAACCCGGCCGTCCCCGGCAACCAGGCCCGCTTCATCGCCCACGAGGCCAGCTGGCTGCGCCCGGACTTCCAGATCTGGAACCTGAACCACGAGTACACCCACTACCTCGACGGCCGCTACAACATGTACGGCGACTTCGAGGCGGGCATCGTCACGCCGACGATCTGGTGGGTCGAGGGCATAGCCGAGAACATCTCGTACGGCTACCGCAACGAGCGCAACTCCGACGCGATCGCCGAGGCCGCCAAGAACACGTACAAGCTCAGCGACCTCTTCGACACCGTCTACGGCCAGGAGGAGGACCCCGAGGTCAACTCGAACCGGGTCTACCGCTGGGGCTGGCTCGCGGTCCGCTACATGCTGCAGAAGCACCCCGCGGACGTCCAGACCGTGCTCGGCAAGTACCGCTCCGGTGACTGGACGGGCGCCCGTGCCGTCCTGAAGCAGACCATCGGCACCCGCTACGACGCCGACTTCGCGACCTGGCTGTCGACGGACTGCGCGACCAACGGCTGCGGAACGCTGCCGGACGCCTCGACGGCCGCTGCCGTCCCGCTCTGCACCATCGCGGACACCCGTCAGTTCGACCAGAACTGCCGCCGGGACGGCCTCTCCGCCGCCACCGGGAACTACAGCTACCACTTCGTGTACCTGCCGGCCGGCGTGAAGCAGCTGACGATCACCAGCAGCGGCGGCACCGGCAACGCCGACCTCTACTACGGCGGCGGCAGCTGGGCCACCACCACCGCCTACCAGGCGAAGTCCACCAACTCCGGGAACGGCGAGACGCTGACGATCGACAACCCGCCCGCCGGCTGGGTCTACTTCAGCCTCGCCGCCGCGCAGGACTTCAGCGGGGTGAGCCTCTCCACGCAGACCAGGTGA